A single region of the Winslowiella toletana genome encodes:
- a CDS encoding chloride channel protein — protein MMVGKRDYAVDRRLLMISALALLIGAISTLAAKLLISLIDLATNLFFYQRLSLENLSPAQNSLGLWVILIPVVGGLIVGLMARYGSEKIRGHGIPEAIEAILFVKSRMSPKVAVLKPLSSAVVIGSGGPFGAEGPIIMTGGSLASLLGQYLHLNAIERKTLLVAGASAGMTAIFGTPVAAVLLAVELLLFELRPRSLVPVALACAVAGFLRSYAFGDGPLMPLETAPAGPLALISCLIAGVVIGLLAVVVTHLLHAIEKGFARLPLHWMWWPALGGLIIGIGGYFQPRALGVGYDVIEDLLHANLTLTVIFALIAVKLTIWLFALASGTSGGVLAPLLMVGAGVGALLAHWLPGGSPQMWAMAGMAAMLGSALGSPLTAIVFAVGITHDANGLLPDLLTTSVAWGITTLLLSRSIMTDKITRRGQHIFREYGVDPLEHAWVEDVMEPQAVTFAPTLDVAAAKMRLTTLPQLHHTFPVTEQGRCIGMVDYRAIHQADDRLLLSEILRPVGQHYLLASHTARQAAMMMAENQLTILPVLNSDDEQQLAGVISSNDLLKPTLRNMEEELVRERLR, from the coding sequence ATGATGGTGGGTAAACGTGATTATGCGGTAGATCGCCGCCTGCTGATGATCTCCGCACTGGCGCTGCTGATTGGCGCAATCAGCACCCTCGCCGCCAAACTGCTGATATCCCTTATTGATCTGGCGACAAACCTGTTTTTTTATCAGCGCCTGTCGCTTGAAAATCTCTCACCGGCGCAGAATTCGCTGGGGCTGTGGGTCATTCTGATCCCTGTAGTCGGCGGATTGATCGTCGGTCTGATGGCGCGCTATGGCAGTGAAAAAATTCGAGGTCACGGCATTCCGGAAGCGATTGAAGCGATTCTGTTTGTGAAAAGCCGCATGTCGCCAAAAGTTGCGGTACTTAAACCGCTGTCATCTGCTGTGGTGATTGGTAGCGGTGGCCCTTTTGGTGCTGAGGGGCCGATTATTATGACCGGCGGATCGCTGGCCTCATTGCTTGGCCAGTATCTGCACCTGAATGCCATAGAGCGTAAAACCTTACTGGTTGCGGGTGCCAGTGCCGGGATGACAGCAATCTTTGGCACGCCGGTGGCGGCAGTTCTGCTGGCTGTCGAACTGCTGTTATTTGAACTGCGCCCGCGCAGTCTGGTACCGGTGGCGTTAGCCTGTGCGGTCGCCGGATTTTTAAGAAGCTATGCCTTTGGCGACGGGCCGCTGATGCCGCTGGAAACCGCACCGGCTGGCCCTCTGGCGCTAATAAGCTGCCTGATAGCCGGGGTCGTTATCGGCTTACTGGCGGTAGTGGTGACCCATCTGCTGCATGCAATTGAAAAAGGCTTCGCCCGGCTCCCGCTGCACTGGATGTGGTGGCCCGCACTGGGCGGCTTGATTATTGGCATCGGCGGCTATTTCCAGCCGCGTGCGCTGGGTGTCGGTTATGACGTGATTGAAGATTTACTGCATGCCAACCTGACGCTGACGGTGATATTTGCGCTGATCGCCGTCAAACTGACGATCTGGCTGTTTGCGCTGGCTTCCGGCACCTCCGGCGGCGTGCTGGCTCCGCTGTTAATGGTCGGTGCCGGTGTCGGCGCGCTACTGGCACACTGGTTGCCGGGCGGTTCGCCGCAGATGTGGGCGATGGCCGGTATGGCAGCGATGCTGGGTAGCGCGTTAGGCTCACCGTTGACTGCGATTGTATTTGCTGTGGGGATTACCCACGATGCTAACGGATTACTGCCTGATTTACTCACCACCAGCGTCGCCTGGGGTATCACTACACTGTTGCTGTCTCGCTCGATTATGACAGACAAAATTACCCGCCGCGGACAGCATATTTTTCGCGAATATGGCGTCGATCCTTTAGAGCATGCCTGGGTAGAGGATGTGATGGAACCGCAGGCGGTCACTTTCGCCCCAACCCTTGATGTCGCGGCCGCGAAAATGCGCCTGACGACACTTCCGCAGCTTCATCATACCTTTCCGGTAACGGAACAGGGACGCTGCATCGGTATGGTGGATTATCGTGCTATCCATCAGGCCGATGATCGCTTGCTGCTCAGCGAAATTCTCCGGCCGGTTGGTCAGCACTATCTGTTAGCCAGCCACACAGCGCGCCAGGCCGCAATGATGATGGCAGAAAATCAGCTGACTATTTTACCGGTGCTGAACTCTGACGATGAACAGCAACTCGCCGGGGTCATCAGCAGTAACGATCTGCTGAAACCAACTCTGCGTAACATGGAAGAAGAGTTAGTCAGGGAACGGCTGCGTTAA
- a CDS encoding chemotaxis protein has product MDSLQKDIDDRANLTLSNKFELLLFRLGAAAQDEKSELFGINVFKLREIMPMTTLTKAAGMKSPLLGMANIRGQIIPVIDLAAVAGCTPTAGLNLLLVTEYARNTQAFAIESVDNIVRLDWSQVHAADTRVSNRNVTSIALLNNDENRDEMALVLDVEQILYDIIPSARNVKNEPIAARSFDLKPGSLAIVAEDSRVARAMLDQGLKAMGIPALMFNNGLAAWEKIKQMAEEAKAAGESIHDKISLVLTDMEMPEMDGFTLTRNIKADRQLKNIPVVIHSSLSGSANEDHVRKVGANGYVAKFEVNELSQVIHQVLEQAVRNEAG; this is encoded by the coding sequence ATGGATAGCTTGCAGAAAGATATCGATGATCGCGCCAATCTCACATTGTCCAATAAGTTTGAGCTGTTGTTGTTTCGGCTGGGAGCGGCGGCGCAAGACGAAAAATCCGAGTTGTTTGGCATCAATGTGTTTAAGCTGCGCGAAATTATGCCGATGACCACGCTTACCAAAGCGGCTGGGATGAAATCGCCGTTGCTGGGGATGGCGAACATCCGTGGGCAGATTATCCCGGTTATTGATCTTGCCGCCGTCGCCGGTTGTACGCCGACCGCCGGTCTGAATCTGCTGCTGGTCACCGAATATGCCCGCAACACTCAGGCATTTGCCATCGAGTCAGTGGATAACATTGTGCGGCTCGACTGGAGCCAGGTACACGCTGCGGATACCCGCGTCAGCAATCGTAATGTCACCAGCATTGCGCTACTGAATAATGATGAAAACCGTGATGAAATGGCGCTGGTGCTGGATGTTGAGCAAATTCTGTATGACATCATTCCTTCGGCGCGCAATGTGAAGAACGAACCGATTGCTGCGCGCAGCTTCGATCTTAAGCCCGGCTCGCTGGCGATTGTGGCGGAAGATTCGAGAGTGGCCCGTGCAATGCTGGATCAGGGGCTGAAAGCGATGGGTATTCCGGCGCTGATGTTTAATAACGGCCTGGCAGCGTGGGAGAAAATCAAACAGATGGCAGAAGAGGCAAAAGCGGCGGGGGAGTCGATCCACGATAAAATTTCGTTGGTGCTGACCGATATGGAAATGCCGGAAATGGATGGTTTTACCCTGACGCGCAATATTAAAGCCGATCGCCAGCTGAAAAATATCCCGGTGGTGATTCACTCTTCGTTGTCCGGCAGCGCCAATGAAGATCACGTGCGCAAAGTGGGTGCTAATGGTTATGTGGCAAAATTTGAGGTGAATGAGTTATCACAGGTGATTCATCAGGTACTGGAACAGGCGGTGCGAAATGAGGCAGGTTGA
- the sbcB gene encoding exodeoxyribonuclease I, producing MKQQASQPTFLFHDYETFGKSPSLDRPAQFAGVRTDLDFNIIGEPEVFYCQPADDYLPQPEAVMITGITPQQAKARGVSEAEFARRIHALFSEPNTCVVGYNNVRFDDEVTRNIFYRNFYDPYGWSWQNGNTRWDLLDVMRACYALRPEGINWPENEDGMTSFRLEHLTKANGVEHANAHDAMSDVYATIAMAKLVKQQQPKLYDYLFSHRSKQKITTLVDIPQMKPLVHISGMFGAFRGNTSWIAPLAWHPDNRNALITCDLAGDMSPLLELDADALRARLYTPRDQLGDAAAVPIKLVHINKCPVLAPANTLRPEDAERIGIDRERCLANLTLLRQHPEIREKVVTLFAEAEPFTAADDVDARLYDGFFSDADRSAMNIILQTASSNLPALDLTFNDSRIEQLLFRYRARNFPGTLDDSEQQRWLQHRREALNPERVQSYLLELESLFNLHEGDNDKIAQLKALFDYARELVS from the coding sequence GTGAAACAGCAAGCCAGTCAGCCAACATTCCTTTTCCATGACTACGAAACCTTCGGCAAAAGTCCGTCACTGGACCGCCCGGCGCAGTTTGCTGGCGTACGCACCGATCTGGATTTCAATATTATTGGTGAGCCGGAAGTGTTTTACTGCCAGCCCGCTGACGACTATCTGCCGCAGCCGGAAGCGGTGATGATTACCGGAATCACGCCGCAGCAGGCGAAAGCACGCGGCGTCAGCGAGGCCGAGTTTGCCCGCCGTATCCATGCCCTGTTCAGCGAACCCAACACCTGTGTGGTTGGCTATAACAATGTCCGCTTCGATGATGAAGTGACACGCAATATCTTTTATCGTAACTTCTACGATCCCTATGGCTGGAGCTGGCAAAACGGCAATACCCGCTGGGATCTGCTGGATGTGATGCGCGCCTGCTATGCGCTTCGTCCCGAGGGTATCAACTGGCCGGAAAACGAGGATGGCATGACAAGTTTTCGCCTTGAGCATCTGACGAAAGCTAATGGCGTCGAACATGCCAATGCGCACGATGCGATGTCAGACGTTTATGCCACTATCGCCATGGCAAAGCTGGTGAAACAGCAACAGCCTAAATTGTACGACTACCTGTTCAGCCATCGCAGCAAACAGAAAATCACGACGCTGGTCGATATTCCGCAAATGAAACCGCTGGTGCATATCTCCGGGATGTTTGGCGCGTTTCGTGGCAATACCAGCTGGATAGCGCCACTGGCCTGGCATCCGGATAATCGCAATGCGCTGATTACCTGCGATCTGGCCGGTGATATGTCGCCGCTGCTGGAGCTGGATGCCGATGCGCTGCGCGCACGTCTGTATACCCCGCGTGACCAGTTGGGCGACGCGGCGGCGGTACCCATTAAACTGGTTCATATCAATAAATGTCCGGTACTGGCGCCAGCTAACACCCTACGCCCGGAAGATGCGGAACGCATTGGCATAGACCGTGAGCGCTGTCTGGCTAATCTGACGCTGCTGCGTCAGCATCCGGAGATCCGCGAAAAAGTCGTCACGCTGTTTGCCGAGGCCGAACCCTTTACCGCAGCCGACGATGTTGATGCCCGCTTGTATGATGGTTTCTTTAGTGATGCCGACCGTTCGGCGATGAACATTATTTTGCAGACGGCATCGTCAAATTTACCGGCGCTGGATTTAACCTTTAACGACTCACGTATTGAGCAGTTGCTGTTCCGCTATCGGGCACGCAACTTTCCCGGCACGCTCGACGACAGTGAACAGCAACGCTGGCTGCAACATCGCCGTGAAGCCCTGAATCCGGAGCGGGTGCAAAGCTATCTGCTGGAGCTGGAGTCACTGTTTAATCTGCATGAAGGGGATAACGACAAAATAGCGCAGTTGAAGGCGCTGTTTGATTACGCCCGCGA